The proteins below come from a single Sorghum bicolor cultivar BTx623 chromosome 4, Sorghum_bicolor_NCBIv3, whole genome shotgun sequence genomic window:
- the LOC8055398 gene encoding NAP1-related protein 2 yields MTAPADKGKKAKTEADGGEENEQIDGALVLSIEKLQEIQDELEKVNEEASDKVMEVEQKYSEIRRPVYLKRGDIIKTIPDFWLTAFLSHPLLSELLTEEDQKIFKYLDSVDVDDSDVKAGYSIHLNFSENPYFEDTKLTKIYSFADDGTTTIKASQIKWKEGMGPANGNGLNKKGSKRPLVEESFFTWFGDTELKSLADGVQDEVAEIIKEDLWPNPLKYFNNEVEDEFEGDEDDDDLDEDDDDDDGGEEN; encoded by the exons ATGACGGCACCGGCGGACAAGGGCAAGAAGGCCAAGACCGAGGCCGACGGCGGCGAGGAGAACGAGCAGATCGAcggcgccctcgtcctctccatCGAGAAGCTCCAGGAGATCCAGGACGAGCTCGAGAAG GTAAATGAGGAAGCAAGTGACAAGGTTATGGAGGTGGAGCAGAAATATAGTGAGATTCGCAGACCTGTCTATCTCAAGAGGGGTGACATTATCAAGACCATCCCAGACTTTTGGCTCACAGCG TTTTTGAGCCATCCTCTACTAAGTGAGCTTCTGACTGAAGAGGATCAGAAG ATATTCAAGTACTTGGACTCAGTTGATgtggatgattctgatgttaagGCAGGATACTCCATTCATCTT AACTTCTCTGAGAACCCATACTTTGAAGAcacaaagcttacaaagatctatTCCTTCGCTGATGATGGAACAACCACAATAAAAGCTTCTCAGATTAAGTGGAAGGAAGGAATG GGACCTGCAAATGGAAATGGTCTTAACAAGAAGGGGAGCAAGCGGCCATTAGTAGAGGAAAG TTTTTTCACCTGGTTTGGTGATACAGAGCTCAAGAGTCTTGCTGATGGTGTGCAAGATGAG GTGGCGGAGATCATCAAGGAAGACTTGTGGCCTAATCCTTTGAAGTACTTCAACAAT GAGGTTGAAGATGAATTCGAAggagatgaagatgatgatgat TTGGATGaagatgatgacgacgatgacggtGGCGAGGAGAACTGA
- the LOC8055397 gene encoding sucrose transport protein SUT5 translates to MDGGDGGKEDGNNKQRLEWATMNLERGVVVGAGEKKGGNASRKPPIGIVRLFLACMVSGGIQYGWALQLSLLSPYSQTLGISHSYVSLTWICGPIAGFVVQPIVGYYSDRCTSKMGRRRPFILAGCIIICLSVMMIGFSADIGRRLGDTKEHCSTFTGSRWYAAAVYIVGFWFLDFANNTVQGPARAMMADLAAGHHGPNVGQAIFSLWMALGSVLGYLAGANAKWHEWLPWLKTAACCDACANLKGAFLTAVILIIVTMSVTLWLAGEELLDKANVDDASGGACSAFVDLFKSLKNLPPAMFSVLAVTAVTWLSWFPFIQYNTDWMGREIFHGEPQGAGGKADLYDAGVREGAVGLLFCSVLLGVTSFLIPKLCRKLTSRVVWSISNLMVFVLMTAMVALGIVSMKGYRPSLAASLSAGPDHRFKSGALAIFALIGIPQAVLFSVPWAVVSEVAAEEGGGQGLTIGVLNIAIVLPQLVIALSAGPIDGAFNKGNTPALGIGGVFALICAVLALVLLPKTRGVSNATVMAGGGH, encoded by the exons ATGGACGGTGGTGACGGCGGCAAGGAGGACGGCAACAACAAGCAGCGCCTCGAGTGGGCCACCATGAACCTGGAGCgcggcgtcgtcgtcggcgccggCGAGAAGAAGGGCGGCAATGCGAGCCGGAAGCCGCCGATAGGCATCGTCCGGCTCTTCTTGGCCTGCATGGTCTCCGGCGGCATCCAGTACGGCTGGGCGCTGCAGCTCTCCCTCCTCTCGCCCTACTCTCAG ACTCTTGGGATCTCGCACAGCTACGTGTCACTGACATGGATCTGCGGACCTATCGCCGGATTTGTG GTGCAACCCATCGTGGGCTACTACAGCGACCGGTGCACGTCGAAGATGGGCCGGAGGAGGCCATTCATCCTCgctggatgcatcatcatctgCCTCTCT GTGATGATGATCGGCTTCTCGGCGGACATCGGGCGGCGCCTCGGCGACACCAAGGAGCACTGCAGCACGTTCACCGGCTCCCGCTGGTACGCCGCCGCCGTCTACATTGTCGGCTTCTGGTTCCTCGACTTCGCCAACAACACCGTCCAGGGACCGGCTCGCGCGATGATGGCCGACCTAGCAG ctggacatcacGGCCCCAACGTTGGCCAGGCCATCTTCTCCCTGTGGATGGCTCTCGGCAGCGTGCTCGGATACTTGGCCGGCGCCAACGCGAAATGGCACGA GTGGCTTCCTTGGCTCAAAACTGCGGCGTGCTGCGATGCCTGCGCGAACCTCAAGGGCGCCTTCTTGACTGCGGTG ATCCTCATCATAGTCACCATGTCGGTCACCTTGTGGCTCGCCGGCGAGGAGCTACTCGACAAGGCCAACGTCGACGACGCCTCGGGCGGCGCGTGCTCCGCGTTCGTCGATCTCTTCAAGAGCCTCAAGAACCTTCCCCCTGCCATGTTCAGCGTGCTCGCCGTCACGGCCGTCACCTGG CTGTCGTGGTTCCCGTTCATCCAGTACAACACGGACTGGATGGGTCGGGAGATCTTCCACGGCGAGCCGCAGGGCGCGGGCGGCAAGGCGGACCTGTACGACGCGGGCGTCCGCGAGGGCGCCGTGGGCCTCCTCTTCTGCTCCGTCTTGCTGGGCGTCACCTCCTTCCTCATCCCCAAGCTCTGCCGGAAGCTCACGTCCCGGGTCGTCTGGTCCATCAGCAACCTCATGGTGTTCGTCCTCATGACGGCCATGGTCGCGCTCGGCATCGTCTCCATGAAGGGCTACAGGCCCTCGCTCGCCGCCTCTCTCTCCGCCGGCCCCGACCACAGGTTCAAGAGTGGCGCTCTCGCGATCTTCGCACTCATTGGCATCCCTCAGGCC GTGCTGTTCAGTGTGCCATGGGCCGTGGTGTCTGAGGTTGCCGCTGAGGAGGGCGGTGGCCAAGGTCTCACCATTGGCGTCCTCAACATCGCCATCGTCCTCCCACAGCTGGTGATCGCGCTCAGCGCAGGCCCCATCGACGGCGCCTTCAACAAAGGGAACACCCCGGCCTTGGGCATCGGCGGCGTCTTCGCCCTCATCTGCGCGGTCCTGGCGCTCGTCCTACTCCCAAAGACGAGAGGTGTCTCCAACGCCACCGTCATGGCGGGCGGCGGCCACTGA